Proteins encoded within one genomic window of Bombus terrestris chromosome 11, iyBomTerr1.2, whole genome shotgun sequence:
- the LOC100649460 gene encoding ubiquitin-like-conjugating enzyme ATG10, with product MDGPGTITWDEFLENAERFVEMSSEISDRWELRGNKNVPGEAYIVHQERQYICSNSNLNDYSTSQDNGSADDFDFVLKQDPFEATCPIEKPLVTEHHVLWSMSYSVPILYFNGWKSDFPGINPISVEEAQSLVRNGELKYKDLSQAIHPILGTPFLHLHPCMSHELLQITSNSKNKIVSWLSTVAPAALNFKLRPEYCQLTM from the exons TGCTGAAAGGTTCGTAGAAATGTCGAGTGAAATTTCTGACCGATGGGAACTTCGGGGTAATAAG AATGTGCCAGGAGAGGCATACATCGTCCACCAAGAGAGACAATACATATGCAGTAATAGTAACTTAAATGATTATTCGACATCACAAGATAACGGCTCCGCCGATGATTTCGACTTTGTATTGAAACAAGATCCTTTCGAGGCCACTTGTCCTATCGAGAAACCATTAGTTACAGAACATCATGTGTTATGGTCCATGAGCTACAGCGTCCCGATACTTTATTTTAATGGATGGAAATCAG ATTTCCCAGGTATTAATCCAATATCCGTGGAAGAAGCACAATCCCTCGTTCGTAACGGAGAATTGAAATATAAGGATTTATCTCAAGCTATACATCCTATATTAGGTACACCTTTTCTACACTTGCATCCTTGTATGTCTCATGAGCTTCTACAAATTACAAGTAACAG tAAAAACAAAATAGTCAGTTGGTTGAGTACCGTCGCTCCTGCTGCCCTTAATTTTAAGCTACGTCCTGAATATTGTCAGTTaactatgtaa